Genomic segment of Arachis stenosperma cultivar V10309 chromosome 4, arast.V10309.gnm1.PFL2, whole genome shotgun sequence:
GTATTTGCAATGTGGAGCTGCAACAAATAACACTCCATGGTAATGGCAAGGAATTTTGAAACAAAACTAAAATTGAAAAATGACTACCTTAAAATAAgagcaacaaaaaaaaagtctGTTCGAATTTTCTGCAGTGCTAGATTGAAACAATATTGCATATGTGCCACAATGACATCTGGGTGCTACAAATCTTTTCTTGCCTTGATTTGCCTTTTCTCCTATACTCCCAGTGGAACCCAGACTCGGACTCCAGCACAAATTCTTCCCAGCTTCATTGCTTTCCTCCACGGTTCGTGAAGAAGAGTCTCTGACTTTCATAGCCATATTGTTCTTCAAGAGAAAACCCTTTATCTTCACTCTACACACAATGAAGACAAtgaagaataaagaaaaaatcCTAAATAACTATGAACACCCAGGAGATAATGCTCATAATGAAACGCAACGTTTCAACAAAGGTACAGAGGCGATTTGTCCTAATTATGAAGGAGAGAAACCCACGTGGACAAGTTACTGACACATCAGCCAGTTACCTGCTCGGATCCGGTTGCAGGGACTGGAACGTACTGAAATCATAATAGATAGGGATCGATTTGGGTATTTAGATTTCTTAGGGGGTGGGAAGTCCATCGACCAAATCTTTAGGGACCGGAAATGACAtttactctattttttatttaaatactaaaattttagacCAAATTATgcgtaacaaaaaaattataaaatataaaaaataataataagagaaagagagtgtttttattcttacaaaaagaaaatagatgaagaaaaagaaaaaaaaagaagaagttgTCCACGATTTATCTCTGTCTCCATTTCTATCGCCACTCTCGTacgattttaaaactaaattctTAAGGAcgattttgtatgaaaaaaaaattagggaCAAAAAAATTAGAGCGAATACCTAGGGCCCTTAACATAAAAAATACCCAATTCGGTCCCTATACTTTACTTTTATGGGACTAATTAGTCCCtatgccaaaaaaaaaatacaagcCATAAAAATAAAGCTCAACTACTCAGGAGCCAagttatgtattttttttacgGGACTCGTTATCTTTCGAGATATTGTCAAGGCGTTTAagatttttcttaaaaaaaatttgacttatattttagagacaaaaattgtatttaatccataaataaataaagacaattatttttgtattttctaaatattagagaattttttttaatatattatcacataataaaattaattatactcgtatttaatatagaaaataattttttatattttatttaaatataaattattatatttaaattaaatcctaaattattatttttatttttatgagacgacaaaatttaataaatacttgCATAATCTTggattaaatttaataaatgttcaaaaaaatttatttaaatttattatatatgaaattgattaaatatttaattatttcatgtGTTAAAAATATACTGCATAAAATGTGTTTATTTATCTACTTTGTAAAGAGCTAACAATCAAAACTAGACactaaattaaagaaaaaacaaattccttttttcttttattttttattttttggagtCAGCCTTGAGCGTTGAGCCCTTGACGGCTTTGGTAGTTAACCACTAAAACGGCAATCCAGTTTGTCAAATGCCACTGTTTAGCCTTTAACGTCGTCGTTTTATCGCATCTGTGGATTCATTGCACCGAACAACGTGTGGTGGCTTTATCGGAGAAAAGTGAAATTACAGTGTAACACGGCGAGATTAGCTGATTAGGCGCAAAACCCCAAGTCTGCACCCATTTACAAAACAAAATCTCGTTTAATTCGAAGTCCCCAGCGCAAGTTTTTGGTGCTTCCGATTTTTTTCGCGCGAAGCAAAACCCAGAAGAATTGCTTAATTGAACAATGACAGAAGATAGCAGCGTTAGGGTTTCTTCTTCCGATGAAGCCAACGTCCCCAACGATGCATCACACGCaaggcagaggtaaattacaaaTTTCCGTTTTGCAGATTATGTTGAATTGGTTGAACCTTTGTGCAGTGTGGATTACGtcatttaattgttattttcaTGTTTGTTTCTCTTAGAGATATGCAAGTGTTTGATTAATTTGATTGCGACTATTTGAGAGTTAAAATTGATGAGTGATCGAGACGCTAAACTTCAATGTATTTAAGGCATAGTTTCGGTCTGTTTTTGTGCgtaggaagaagaagagaaagtgGGATCAACCAGCTGAGTCGTTGGTAGCGGTTGGGATGGCGGTCCCTGGAGTTATTCCTTTAAGCACCACTGCAACCCTTGGTGGAGGGATTTCATATCCGGGCATAGCTCCAGTCTCTGGTGCAGTTTTAACAAATCCATTGGTGGCATCAGTTCAGCAACAAACTACTATTGGAGCAGTCCAAAAACCTAATCAAGTGAGATATCTACTCATCTCAAACTTACAATGTTCATCATTTATGCAGATGATGATTTTCCTACCAAAACCACAAATCAAACTGGTGCTTTGCAAAATGTCTATTTGAAGTGTTAAATcttaatatatatgtatttatttttcaatatgcTGCTGAAGGCTGTTTTTCCACTACGAATTTTGTTTGATAGTCGATCTGgtttttgttttgtgttttgttCTTAATATGTTATGTGTTCCTTATTTTGATTTTGGGATGAATTCTCATGTAGCAGAAGATCCAAGATGAATTAATAATTGCTCGAGAAATTGTCATCAACGATGCTGAGTCTTCTGTTCGGTACAAGTTGACAAAACGCCAGACACAAGAGGAGGTGAATTATATGCAATCAATTCCACATCCCTATCTCCAAGCATTTCTCACTCACTCTCGTCCTTAGTAAAATTTTTTCCACCTTATGCAGATTCAGAGGTGCACCGGTGCTATAGTTATCACTAGGTTTGTGGTGCACGCCATTTGCAAAGTCAGTCCTTTTTAGTGTTTCCTAGCCCCTGCATTTGATgctgatttttttgtttttttttgttttccctcTGCAGGGGGAAGTATAGGCAACCTAATGCACCAGCAGATGGAGAGAAGCCATTGTATCTTCACATTTCTGCAGGAGCTCATGTAACAGCTACTGTCTTTTAAGTAGAATGATGCTTGGGTTAAATAACCAGACTTAACCATTTATTACTAGAAACAGATAGATGAATTCCTTTGAAACTGATGCTTTTCTATCTTGAATAATTAATATGTGGCTTTTTTGTCTTATGATTGATCATTCACAACAATAGTGATATTTCATGATTTGGTTTTCCTTTGGGTGACACCTAATAATTTGCAGATAAAAGAGACGGCAGAACGAATTTTAGCCGTTGATCGTGCTGCTGCAATGATTGAAGAAATGCTAAGACAGGGGCCGAATTCACAGTTGGTTCCTTCTTCCCCACCTTCCATCCTAGCTAATGGGCTGAAGGTAATTCATCCATTATTAACTTATGGATATTCACTATGCTGTTGTAATGTTTAGATGTTGACAACCAATATTTCTGCATGAATCAGGTGTTCAGTGAAAGTGTGTTTTTGGGCTTTGATGCTGACCCATCATTGAATATTGCTGCACGAATACGTGGACCAAATGTGAGCGCTTGACTACAGTACTTAATTGATTTGTCTATTCATAGTTCACTGTTTTAGGTGGGAGTTGTGTATGACTATACGTAAACTTAATGTCTGCCACAATTCCtatttgttttccttttttttttcttggctGCACCTGATGGTTTGTGGTGTGACCATATGTTCATCTGCTGTATTTGTTTTCATACTTCTACCAtttttctatcctttattatgTGTGCATGTGTCCTACTATTTTTTAACTTCTGATATGATGGTGTGGAAATACCTAGAGTTAGTAGGACTAGGAGTTTTCAAATGGATGATTAGGCAAGAAAAAAAGGGAGGATAGAACTGGGGGATGGATGAAATGTTGTAATGTTAAATATGGCATAGAAGTATTAGTTAAGTGCAAAGTAGTGAATAGAAGGTGGAGACTGAATGCCAACTGGTTTGCGTTAGTAAACTGATTCTGAACTTGTGCTGATTTTAGCCTTGATCAGCCTTCTTAGGCTTCTACTAGTTGAATGCCCTGCATCTTTATGTTTATTTCCATCTTTACTTTAGTTTCTTGTGAACTTTGTGTATATTGAGGTTGAAATAATCTGATGTTTCAAGCTTTTCTGACATCCCCATACAATTGGGAGAAATTGTTTTGGTGTTGGTGGTGCTTTTGGATTTGAACGTGCAGGACCAGTATATAAATCACATTATGAATGAAACAGGAGCTACTGTTATACTGAGAGGACATGGTTCAGGAAGCGATGAATGCTCAAATGGAGAAGGTCCATTTTTTTGTCCTTTATGATCTGAACTTTGTAATGGCATGTTTGTTCAGCAtagcatattttttatatgtatggTTCTCAACTGGATTTTTTTCCCTGGTTGCAACAGATGGACAGCAGCCCATGCATTTATTTTTGTCGAGTAATAATGCAAAAAGTCTTGAAGATGCTAAGCTTCTGGCTGAAAACCTCTTGGATACAATCAGCGTAGAGTGTGGTGTTTCCAggtatttaatttgtttaatgTTAAGGGTTTAGGATATGTAAGCCATTTTTCAGTTGTGAAATAACGAGGAAATATTTCCTTCCTTggatattataattattagtatCTGACTATCTGATATAAAGCAGAAACACCAAGTTTTAAGATAGATACTTTTTAGTATTTGGTAACCTTTTTCATACGACATTTTAATATCAACATGTCCTTATATGATGAGGGATCCTCACTGCTGTAAATAATTGTTTAGGGTACTCTTTCCGAAGCTAAGAATGGATGAAGGGTAATTAGCTGAGGTTGAGGTATACATTGGGATTAGAATGCTCTGGGTTTTATTTAAGCCCTTACAACCCGTTAGCTCTAGTTTTGTGAATTGCAGGCAGGTGCCTAACAGCTGCCCTCGACTCACTCTCATGGAATTATTGGGCtgcataaattattattataaaccTCAGTGTCCAATTTCATTTATAAGGACTGTGTACTTTGACTTGGGAATTTGAACTCTCGAGTTCATCTTTTGTCAAAGTATTGATACATAGAACTTGATTTCATTTATGGTGCATTTTAGTTTTGTCTAGAACTGAAGTGGAGTTTGAAGGGGAAGTGTGGGTGGAAGTTTAAGTTGCTAAATGTAATTGGTAATTGAGAATATTTCCTCTGCcttctgcaatttcaattctTTAGATTTTGTGTTCTCTGGTGGTTTTCAAGTGTTTTCATGATGACAATTTTTATTTAGTTGGATTTGTAAATAACTTATGTTCAACTGTCTTAGGGTTTCATCATGTAAGGTTTATAGTGCTGTTCCACAGCCACAGCAGGTATATAGTGCTGTTCCACCACCTCAGCAGGTATATAGTGCTGTTCCACCTCCCCAGCAGGTATATAGTGTTGTACCACCTCCCCAGCAGAACCCTACTGCCATTTCAACCCCACTGGTTTACAGTGCTGTTCCACCCCCACAGCAGTTGTTAGCTGGAGTTCAGAGTTCCACAATGGGGCTAGAGGCGACTACAGGCTTAACCACCAGTTCAATATCATCAGCTGTGGGCTCCACACCAGTTACTCCAGCTTCCTTTGTTGGTGTTCCTGGTGTCGCCACTACTGCCCTCGCACCAGGTGCTACACCATATTCTGCAGGATATTTGAGCTCTGGTTCCCAAGCAAACTCGATTGGTTATACTCCCCCTTCAGTATTAGGTGGCACTAGCTATATTGGATACGGTGGAATATATCCCCAAGCTACTCCTTTGCAGCAAGTGGCCCTTGTCCTGCGACATTCTCCTTCCATTGCTTCAACAGTTgctccaacaacatcagcatcAAATGAAGAATCTAAATCTAAGTCGACCACAAGCTCTGAAGTTGAAAAGGAGAAACGGCCATCTCAGAGGCGGAAGTTTCAAGAATTACCAGTTGGCTCAAATGGCACACGGAAATTCAATCAGGTCATTGCATTACTATTGCTAAAATCTTTGAAATACAACATTGCCTGTATCCAAGGAAAAGTCTTTTGTTCCCCTTTATTCCATTGTAGTTTTTTTAGTAACATTGGTAATAATATAATGGTTTGGATTCTGAAAGTTCAATAGTTCTACCTGTGGTCCATGGATCTAATTACTGGGTgtagaaatttaaatatttcagCAAGCATTGAGGTAAGAGTGACCCTCCATCGTGTTGAATATGTTATCTCTGGGCTCTAAAATGAGGAGCACCACaatgaagaaaagagaaaaaaaattaaaatagaaaaatctCTGTTGCCTTTCTTAGCCtttcttaatttaaaaaaggaTTTTCAAGAATCTTGATATCACAATAATGCCAATTCTATTCCTTTCAGAGCCCCTAGTTACATTGACGCCAATTCCTAATATTTGAGTCATAGGTTGCCTTTTCCTTGTATGTTCAGATAATATATTACAGGAATAATGGTAATTCTTGTTAATAAAGACTATAACCTATTGTGTCATTTAAAAATAATAGGGTAGTTAagttttttctattttgttttcaggatcaaaggaaataaaattacaaatttgcAATTCAATAGCTCCATGGAAATACCGTGttgagattttatttttattcatagcttGCTTGGGTTTTTCTGATCCTGTGTCACCAGTATGCTGTATATTCACTGTTAGCTTGTATATACTAGGAAAAGAGAGCCCTTATGCTTATGTTTTCTATATAACTATGCATATCTTAACTTTGTgacttctctctcttctttctttatcAATGACAAGTAGAAAATTAAATGTTTTTAATCTTCAGCTCTATTTTACCATACATATTACCTTGTGCTGACTGTTAGTGCTTAATATTCCAGGTATTTTCTCTGACCTTCTATGAAGCTAATAGGCTGACACTGGACCTGTCTGTTGGGCCGTTGGTTTGTATGTTTGACAGGGTTTTCAGTTTTGGAGGAATTAGGAGGGCGCTCATTGCTTCAATGCATTTGTCATTGTCAATCTGAGatattctgatttttttttttttttaatcttagcTCCACTTGAAACGGTTTTATCAGCACCaaattgatttaatttcctGGGGGAAAAAAGATCATCTGAGATAGGAATAGGAGAAAATATATGTTACAAATGGGATATCATAGTAAAGTATAATTGATAGGGAAGATAATTAGATGTGAGTAAAATACATTAGATGAGAAAGATTTATAAGTTTCATGGTTATTATCCATTGAACAGGCATGGGTAAAcatcataattttttaaaactctAGTGTTGACAACCTCATCCGGCACGAGGTGATAAGTAACCATATCCATGAAAAGACCATGCAAGCATTTTAACCCTCGTGAAAGCTTTATCCTATGTCTCTATTCATTCAAGAACtcatgtttttatttaaaaaaaaatgtccatcctcatcaagaaattaAGTTATGTGCTAGACTTTTTGTTTAGATATTTCCATATTGATTCTATATTTGATCTTGGTACTTCAAATCATTGCTATATATTGTttatcattttttctttttaacttttcCTATTCAGTCTCAATTGACTTTTAGTTTGGTGTGTCGGGACAATTATTACAATAACATCTGATTCAGAAGTTGTGTCtggattttttttcctttctcttccAATCTAACTTAATTGCAGGGATTAGAGCATTTAAAACCTAATGAACAATCTGCTGATATGGCTGTGAGGAAAGTATTGACTATGCCAGCTCCTAAGAAGTTGATCCAGCCATCATACAATGGAATGCCTCCTCCTCCCCCAAGAAAAATGCCCCCACCACCACCTCCACCTAAATTTCATGATCCACCTGAAGTTAAAGTACAGGAAAAAAGCGAGAGTTTTCCTAAGACAAAATCTGATGCAGTTCCTGGTTAGAGTCAATCCTACTTATGCTTTACCGTGTTGATTTTCTTGCTAACAACATTGTAACGTTTCTTTGATATATCATTCTGTGCCAGGGTGGCCctgtaattttacttttaagTACCCTGCTGGCTAACTTCTACATCAATTTATGTGACTTCTTTATCCATTTCAGATACTTTGGTGAAGCTGATGGAATATGGAGACGAGGATGATGATCTAGACGATTCTAGTGAGGAATCACTTGCTAGCTCACCGCGCAAAGTTGGGGCTCAAAAGCCTTTCTGGGCTTTATGATAAGATCCATAAGTGTATGCTG
This window contains:
- the LOC130973270 gene encoding protein RIK isoform X1; protein product: MTEDSSVRVSSSDEANVPNDASHARQRKKKRKWDQPAESLVAVGMAVPGVIPLSTTATLGGGISYPGIAPVSGAVLTNPLVASVQQQTTIGAVQKPNQQKIQDELIIAREIVINDAESSVRYKLTKRQTQEEIQRCTGAIVITRGKYRQPNAPADGEKPLYLHISAGAHIKETAERILAVDRAAAMIEEMLRQGPNSQLVPSSPPSILANGLKVFSESVFLGFDADPSLNIAARIRGPNDQYINHIMNETGATVILRGHGSGSDECSNGEDGQQPMHLFLSSNNAKSLEDAKLLAENLLDTISVECGVSRVSSCKVYSAVPQPQQVYSAVPPPQQVYSAVPPPQQVYSVVPPPQQNPTAISTPLVYSAVPPPQQLLAGVQSSTMGLEATTGLTTSSISSAVGSTPVTPASFVGVPGVATTALAPGATPYSAGYLSSGSQANSIGYTPPSVLGGTSYIGYGGIYPQATPLQQVALVLRHSPSIASTVAPTTSASNEESKSKSTTSSEVEKEKRPSQRRKFQELPVGSNGTRKFNQGLEHLKPNEQSADMAVRKVLTMPAPKKLIQPSYNGMPPPPPRKMPPPPPPPKFHDPPEVKVQEKSESFPKTKSDAVPDTLVKLMEYGDEDDDLDDSSEESLASSPRKVGAQKPFWAL
- the LOC130973270 gene encoding protein RIK isoform X2, with product MTEDSSVRVSSSDEANVPNDASHARQRKKKRKWDQPAESLVAVGMAVPGVIPLSTTATLGGGISYPGIAPVSGAVLTNPLVASVQQQTTIGAVQKPNQKIQDELIIAREIVINDAESSVRYKLTKRQTQEEIQRCTGAIVITRGKYRQPNAPADGEKPLYLHISAGAHIKETAERILAVDRAAAMIEEMLRQGPNSQLVPSSPPSILANGLKVFSESVFLGFDADPSLNIAARIRGPNDQYINHIMNETGATVILRGHGSGSDECSNGEDGQQPMHLFLSSNNAKSLEDAKLLAENLLDTISVECGVSRVSSCKVYSAVPQPQQVYSAVPPPQQVYSAVPPPQQVYSVVPPPQQNPTAISTPLVYSAVPPPQQLLAGVQSSTMGLEATTGLTTSSISSAVGSTPVTPASFVGVPGVATTALAPGATPYSAGYLSSGSQANSIGYTPPSVLGGTSYIGYGGIYPQATPLQQVALVLRHSPSIASTVAPTTSASNEESKSKSTTSSEVEKEKRPSQRRKFQELPVGSNGTRKFNQGLEHLKPNEQSADMAVRKVLTMPAPKKLIQPSYNGMPPPPPRKMPPPPPPPKFHDPPEVKVQEKSESFPKTKSDAVPDTLVKLMEYGDEDDDLDDSSEESLASSPRKVGAQKPFWAL
- the LOC130973270 gene encoding protein RIK isoform X3, which codes for MTEDSSVRVSSSDEANVPNDASHARQRKKKRKWDQPAESLVAVGMAVPGVIPLSTTATLGGGISYPGIAPVSGAVLTNPLVASVQQQTTIGAVQKPNQQKIQDELIIAREIVINDAESSVRYKLTKRQTQEEIQRCTGAIVITRGKYRQPNAPADGEKPLYLHISAGAHIKETAERILAVDRAAAMIEEMLRQGPNSQLVPSSPPSILANGLKVFSESVFLGFDADPSLNIAARIRGPNDQYINHIMNETGATVILRGHGSGSDECSNGEDGQQPMHLFLSSNNAKSLEDAKLLAENLLDTISVECGVSRVSSCKVYSAVPQPQQVYSAVPPPQQVYSAVPPPQQVYSVVPPPQQNPTAISTPLVYSAVPPPQQLLAGVQSSTMGLEATTGLTTSSISSAVGSTPVTPASFVGVPGVATTALAPGATPYSAGYLSSGSQANSIGYTPPSVLGGTSYIGYGGIYPQATPLQQVALVLRHSPSIASTVAPTTSASNEESKSKSTTSSEVEKEKRPSQRRKFQELPVGSNGTRKFNQVFSLTFYEANRLTLDLSVGPLVCMFDRVFSFGGIRRALIASMHLSLSI